One window from the genome of Mucilaginibacter ginsenosidivorans encodes:
- a CDS encoding thiamine diphosphokinase has protein sequence MSSHHIVREKQEPALLVVGLSNFSPELLGQLLEWSPTVIATQQTAPLLHQSGIKIDWIIAPKNYKPMQRDIKIMSAGSDTLAEAALKYLVTNGYPAVNIITDDLQLKDYLFFTDKINLVIFHNNRKIYPVNSGFSKWKPAGEFVEVLTHPHELHINGLEPIGNHRFKTTNDGFFSLKFDQAMLFIAEQL, from the coding sequence GTGTCCTCGCACCATATCGTACGCGAAAAACAGGAGCCCGCCTTGCTGGTGGTGGGCCTCAGTAATTTTTCGCCCGAATTGCTGGGTCAACTGCTGGAATGGAGCCCGACGGTGATAGCCACGCAGCAAACCGCCCCGTTGCTGCATCAAAGCGGCATCAAAATAGACTGGATCATCGCGCCGAAAAACTACAAACCCATGCAGCGGGATATCAAAATAATGTCCGCCGGAAGTGATACCCTGGCCGAAGCGGCACTCAAATATCTTGTTACGAACGGCTATCCCGCTGTTAATATTATTACGGACGATCTGCAATTAAAAGATTACCTTTTTTTTACCGATAAGATCAACCTGGTGATATTCCATAATAACCGCAAAATATACCCGGTAAATTCAGGATTCAGCAAATGGAAACCTGCGGGCGAATTTGTTGAGGTGCTTACGCACCCGCACGAACTGCATATAAATGGGCTTGAACCTATAGGAAACCACCGCTTCAAAACTACCAACGACGGTTTTTTCAGCCTTAAATTCGACCAGGCGATGCTATTTATTGCCGAACAATTGTAG
- a CDS encoding 3-keto-disaccharide hydrolase, whose amino-acid sequence MKKAGLALAIFFCAIALAFTTTVKKDHWKSLFNGKDLSGWDTYLGPPLDDAGKPVTNEPVSLNNDPKQVFSVVKDNGENVIRISGEGWGAIISHKEYENYHLQLQFKWGALSWGQKKGKKKDSGLLYHSVGKYGADYGAWMRAQEFQVEEGNTGDYWGCAGGMADIPAIKKSETEYIYDKLGAMYTFSQESKQGRHCIKQGDAEKPSGQWNTLDLYCHGDTSMHFVNGKLMMVLYHNRQLEKGQELPLTKGKIQLQSEGAELFYRQIRVQPIDKLPAF is encoded by the coding sequence ATGAAAAAAGCAGGATTGGCTCTCGCCATATTTTTTTGCGCCATCGCCCTGGCATTTACCACGACTGTAAAAAAAGATCACTGGAAATCCCTTTTCAACGGGAAGGACCTTAGCGGATGGGATACATACCTGGGCCCGCCTCTTGACGATGCCGGCAAGCCCGTCACCAACGAGCCCGTAAGTTTAAACAACGACCCTAAGCAGGTTTTCAGCGTAGTGAAGGACAACGGGGAAAATGTGATCCGGATTTCCGGCGAAGGGTGGGGGGCGATCATCAGCCATAAGGAATATGAGAATTACCATTTACAGCTACAGTTTAAATGGGGTGCGCTTAGCTGGGGACAAAAGAAGGGAAAGAAGAAGGACAGCGGACTGCTATATCATTCAGTGGGTAAATACGGGGCCGATTACGGCGCCTGGATGCGGGCGCAGGAGTTCCAGGTAGAAGAGGGCAACACGGGCGACTATTGGGGTTGTGCAGGTGGCATGGCCGATATTCCGGCTATAAAAAAATCAGAGACCGAATACATTTATGACAAGCTGGGCGCCATGTACACGTTTAGCCAGGAAAGTAAACAGGGGCGCCATTGCATTAAACAGGGCGATGCCGAAAAGCCATCGGGGCAATGGAATACGCTCGACCTATATTGTCATGGCGATACCAGCATGCACTTTGTAAACGGTAAGCTGATGATGGTATTGTATCATAACCGGCAGTTGGAGAAAGGACAGGAGTTGCCGCTTACCAAAGGAAAAATACAATTGCAATCGGAAGGAGCGGAATTATTCTATAGGCAGATCAGAGTACAGCCAATTGATAAATTGCCGGCGTTTTAA
- a CDS encoding SDR family NAD(P)-dependent oxidoreductase → MKKTIFITGASRGFGKIWAEAFLKQGYQVAATARDINSLNDLASQYGDAVLPIQLDVNDRPADFAAVKKAAEHFGSIDVLINNAGYGLFGTIEETSEQEARAQIETNVFGLLWITQAVLPVMRKQRHGHIIQVSSVLGVATLPILGVYNASKFAVEGLTETLAAEVKDFGIKLTLVEPNGFATDWAGASALQTQQMEEYAPVRAAFQAGLTDDAFGIPEATVDAILKLVDTANPPSRLFLGKVALPWVKQVYANRLATWEEWNDVAVAAHGK, encoded by the coding sequence ATGAAAAAGACAATATTCATCACAGGCGCTTCACGCGGATTTGGTAAGATCTGGGCCGAAGCATTTTTAAAACAAGGTTACCAGGTAGCTGCTACAGCAAGGGATATCAATTCGCTAAACGACCTGGCGAGCCAATACGGCGATGCCGTTCTTCCTATCCAATTGGACGTGAACGACAGGCCCGCGGACTTCGCGGCAGTGAAGAAAGCCGCTGAACATTTCGGAAGTATTGATGTACTGATCAATAACGCGGGATATGGACTGTTCGGCACTATCGAAGAAACCAGCGAACAGGAAGCCAGGGCGCAGATAGAGACTAACGTTTTCGGCTTGCTATGGATAACCCAGGCGGTATTGCCGGTAATGCGCAAACAGAGACATGGGCATATCATCCAGGTGTCAAGTGTATTAGGAGTGGCTACACTGCCGATTTTAGGCGTTTATAATGCCTCAAAATTCGCAGTCGAAGGGCTTACGGAAACCCTTGCCGCCGAGGTAAAAGATTTCGGGATCAAACTCACTTTGGTTGAACCAAATGGTTTCGCAACAGATTGGGCAGGTGCCTCGGCATTGCAAACACAGCAAATGGAAGAGTATGCACCTGTAAGGGCCGCATTCCAGGCGGGTTTGACCGATGATGCATTCGGTATTCCTGAAGCTACGGTTGACGCTATCCTGAAACTTGTTGACACCGCTAATCCGCCGTCAAGGCTGTTCCTTGGTAAAGTTGCCCTTCCGTGGGTAAAACAGGTTTATGCCAACAGGCTGGCTACCTGGGAAGAATGGAACGATGTTGCCGTTGCCGCCCACGGCAAATAA
- a CDS encoding universal stress protein: protein MKKISAVFDGLRFSEGTLQYAIQLGEASKALLSGVFLEPFHYHSFHMGDMIGSHGISPVKLKHLLAGDQEIRQKSVRHFENACKKARLNYAVHRDENFAVSEVIKESVYSDLILISKTETFSNLEEERPTRFVADLLEGTQCPVMVVPDTHKELAKVVLLYDGKPSSVFAIKMFNYMMPWMRNIETEILSVSDPTDKDELPEGVLIKEFADCHYPGATYTLLKGNPEREIINYLKQIPQNILIVLGAYKRGSVSRWFKTSMADILMQEVDMPLFIAHYK, encoded by the coding sequence ATGAAAAAAATAAGCGCCGTATTCGATGGATTAAGGTTCTCGGAAGGAACGTTGCAATATGCTATTCAATTAGGCGAGGCCAGCAAAGCTTTACTTTCTGGCGTATTCCTGGAACCGTTCCATTACCATAGTTTCCACATGGGCGATATGATTGGCAGTCATGGCATATCGCCGGTTAAATTGAAGCACCTGCTTGCGGGGGATCAAGAGATCCGTCAAAAATCTGTACGCCATTTTGAAAATGCCTGCAAAAAAGCGCGGCTTAACTACGCTGTACACCGCGATGAGAATTTTGCGGTAAGCGAGGTAATTAAAGAAAGCGTTTACAGCGATCTCATATTGATCAGCAAGACCGAGACATTCAGCAATCTGGAGGAAGAACGTCCTACCCGGTTCGTCGCTGATCTGCTGGAAGGTACGCAATGCCCGGTGATGGTTGTTCCCGATACCCATAAGGAGTTAGCAAAAGTTGTACTGCTGTACGACGGTAAACCCTCTTCGGTGTTTGCCATAAAAATGTTCAACTATATGATGCCATGGATGAGAAACATTGAAACAGAGATCCTATCGGTCAGCGACCCCACCGATAAAGATGAACTACCCGAAGGTGTACTTATAAAGGAATTTGCCGACTGTCACTACCCCGGCGCTACTTACACCCTATTAAAAGGGAACCCGGAGCGGGAAATTATAAATTATCTGAAGCAAATACCGCAGAATATCCTGATAGTTTTGGGTGCATACAAACGGGGGTCGGTATCCCGGTGGTTTAAAACAAGCATGGCCGACATTTTGATGCAAGAGGTTGATATGCCTTTATTTATTGCGCATTATAAATAA
- the tsaA gene encoding tRNA (N6-threonylcarbamoyladenosine(37)-N6)-methyltransferase TrmO produces the protein MEPTIKFIGKIHSPLKSLDDCPRQEDENAPGASIEIFPEYSEGIQNISSGTDILLFTWLDKADRTVLKLRPRNDPNAALTGVFSTRSPDRPNPIGIHAVKVVSVATDGRIEISGIEVLDRTPVIDIKHIWKYKD, from the coding sequence ATGGAACCAACAATAAAATTCATTGGCAAGATACACTCCCCGCTAAAAAGCCTTGACGATTGCCCACGGCAGGAGGATGAGAATGCGCCAGGCGCGTCGATTGAGATATTTCCTGAATATTCAGAGGGTATACAAAACATTAGTTCCGGGACAGATATTCTATTGTTTACCTGGCTGGATAAGGCCGATCGCACGGTACTGAAGTTGCGGCCCCGCAACGACCCTAACGCCGCGCTAACCGGCGTGTTTTCCACCCGGTCGCCTGACAGGCCAAATCCAATCGGTATTCACGCTGTAAAAGTTGTATCGGTAGCAACGGATGGGAGAATAGAAATTTCCGGCATTGAAGTACTTGACCGCACACCTGTTATTGATATTAAACATATCTGGAAGTATAAGGACTAA
- a CDS encoding response regulator transcription factor: MLIKLGIIEDSLYLRDIYEKFFAKCDGFEIVFSLPDWKNLYQGKNVSSPDIILLDLALPSGNSLQFIHKIKQLFPYARIVVLSGMDDPESAQTALKNGAQGFLLKSSSMEFIKDALEKTYQGGTPLSPAIVNHLIELKTQQSAPGHDHGLTKRELDLCNLVITGMSNKMIAATMNIAFFTVNQHLKHIYKKLNINSKGELIAYLMKS, from the coding sequence ATGCTCATCAAACTCGGAATAATTGAAGACAGCTTATACCTGAGGGACATCTATGAAAAATTCTTCGCCAAGTGTGATGGTTTCGAGATCGTATTCTCACTGCCCGATTGGAAAAACCTTTACCAGGGAAAAAACGTTTCATCGCCTGATATTATCCTGCTCGACCTGGCGTTGCCCTCGGGCAACAGCCTGCAGTTCATCCACAAAATAAAACAGTTATTTCCGTATGCCCGCATCGTCGTGCTTTCCGGGATGGATGATCCGGAGAGCGCGCAAACAGCGTTGAAAAATGGAGCACAGGGATTCCTGCTGAAATCGAGCAGCATGGAGTTCATTAAAGATGCATTGGAGAAAACATACCAGGGCGGAACGCCACTTTCACCGGCAATAGTAAATCACTTAATTGAACTGAAGACACAGCAATCCGCGCCCGGCCATGACCATGGCCTTACTAAAAGGGAACTGGACCTTTGCAACCTTGTGATAACCGGGATGTCGAACAAAATGATAGCGGCAACCATGAATATTGCATTTTTCACAGTGAACCAGCATCTTAAACACATCTACAAAAAATTAAACATTAATTCTAAAGGTGAACTGATAGCTTACCTGATGAAATCGTAA
- a CDS encoding helix-turn-helix domain-containing protein, which produces MKHYKSLSEMSRDNGFAPPENPLLSLVRCNNNCALGNRAFTTDFYMIGFKKIKSGEFLYGRTRYDHDAGSMSFVKPRQVIEFKNLELEEDGFLIFFHEDFLNGHPLFDGIKKYSFFDYDVNEALHLSAAEEKTIWELYDKIKTEYYNNQDEYSREIELGHIDSILKYAQRFYKRQFINRHEAIGNTVSRFNHVLLAYSEKNLLQEKGLPSVKYMAGELNLSPHYLSDLLKQETGKTAIELIHIYLVSEAKNLLKGSDNNIAETAYALGFDNLPYFSRLFKKQVGISPNQFKKRLMN; this is translated from the coding sequence ATGAAACATTATAAAAGTTTAAGCGAAATGAGCCGCGATAATGGTTTCGCACCGCCCGAAAATCCCCTCCTTAGCCTGGTGCGCTGTAATAATAATTGCGCGCTTGGCAACAGGGCATTTACGACCGATTTCTATATGATCGGGTTTAAGAAGATAAAGTCGGGCGAGTTCCTGTACGGCCGCACCCGGTACGATCATGATGCCGGGTCCATGTCGTTTGTAAAACCACGGCAGGTCATCGAATTTAAAAACCTGGAGCTGGAGGAAGACGGGTTTCTTATTTTTTTTCATGAGGATTTTTTGAACGGGCATCCCTTATTTGACGGCATAAAGAAGTATAGCTTTTTTGATTACGATGTGAATGAGGCCCTGCACCTGTCAGCGGCTGAAGAAAAAACCATTTGGGAGCTTTACGATAAAATAAAAACCGAATACTATAATAACCAGGACGAGTACAGCCGCGAAATAGAGCTTGGCCACATTGATTCTATCCTTAAATATGCCCAACGTTTTTACAAACGCCAGTTCATAAACCGGCACGAAGCAATCGGCAACACGGTATCGCGGTTTAACCATGTTCTGCTGGCTTATTCTGAGAAGAATTTGCTGCAGGAAAAAGGCTTGCCTTCTGTTAAGTATATGGCCGGCGAACTTAATCTTTCGCCGCATTATTTGAGCGATCTGTTAAAGCAGGAAACCGGGAAGACCGCGATCGAACTCATCCATATTTACCTTGTATCCGAGGCAAAGAATCTTCTCAAGGGATCTGATAACAATATTGCCGAGACAGCTTATGCGCTCGGATTTGACAACCTGCCATATTTCTCCCGTTTGTTTAAAAAACAGGTCGGCATAAGCCCGAACCAGTTTAAAAAACGGTTAATGAACTAA
- a CDS encoding glycoside hydrolase family 2 protein, with protein MRYKFSPFALLLLLCCAAHAQTAMINIYGRSGTSLNGKWETIIDPFDVGIGWRAIYKDARPKGKTDFVEYSFGPANTLYVPGDFNSQLPELTYFESSVWYKKTFNCPGSKDGRFFIHFGAVNYIADVYFNGKKLGHHEGGFTPFQFEVTDLIKETGNSLIVRANSARVKNGIPGSLFDWFNYGGITRDVQLIKTRQIFVEDYKIQLDPKDNSRITGYVKLDTTLAGKLISLSIPELKVNQKLVTDEKGYAGVNLKKGLKLWTPEQPKLYDIRLNVEGDTVADRIGFRNIKVEGTKILLNGKPVFLRGVNIHEEIPQRGARAWSESDAKTLIDWAKELGCNFVRLVHYPHNEYAIKYAEEKGIMVWEEVPVYQGIDFADATVKDKAEQMLKEVIKRDRNRCNVILWSIANETSPSKERDQTLIELAKEVKMLDPGRLVTAAFNNVNRQGDKMILKDSVMKYLDVIGVNEYMGWYTDWPGEPEKMQWVSDFNKPMIISEFGGESVYGNKADTVIKASAWSEDYVANIYHNQIKMFGTIPFLQGVCPWVLADFRSPYRMQSTYQKGWNRKGLLSDQGEKKKAWYIMKAYYDGLKDGSH; from the coding sequence ATGAGATACAAGTTTTCCCCGTTTGCCCTCTTGCTGCTGTTATGTTGCGCAGCCCATGCGCAAACTGCCATGATAAACATTTATGGCAGAAGCGGCACTTCGTTAAATGGCAAATGGGAAACCATTATCGATCCGTTTGATGTAGGGATAGGCTGGCGGGCAATCTATAAGGATGCCAGGCCCAAAGGGAAAACTGATTTCGTCGAGTACTCTTTCGGCCCCGCTAACACGCTGTACGTGCCCGGCGATTTCAACTCACAGTTGCCCGAACTTACCTATTTCGAAAGCTCGGTATGGTATAAGAAAACGTTCAATTGTCCCGGCTCAAAAGATGGCCGGTTCTTTATTCATTTTGGCGCAGTTAATTACATAGCCGACGTGTACTTCAACGGAAAGAAACTCGGGCATCACGAGGGCGGTTTCACTCCTTTCCAGTTCGAGGTGACGGATCTGATCAAAGAAACAGGCAACTCGCTTATCGTTCGGGCAAATAGCGCGCGCGTTAAAAACGGTATTCCAGGCTCGCTTTTCGACTGGTTCAATTACGGCGGTATAACCCGCGATGTGCAGCTTATAAAAACGAGGCAGATATTTGTGGAAGATTACAAAATTCAGCTCGATCCAAAGGATAACAGCCGCATTACGGGGTATGTTAAACTGGATACCACTCTTGCTGGTAAGCTAATTTCATTGAGCATCCCTGAATTGAAGGTTAATCAAAAACTCGTGACGGATGAAAAGGGCTATGCTGGTGTTAACCTAAAAAAAGGCCTCAAACTGTGGACGCCTGAGCAACCCAAATTGTATGATATTAGACTCAACGTCGAAGGCGATACTGTAGCCGATCGGATAGGATTCCGCAATATTAAAGTAGAAGGAACAAAAATATTGCTGAATGGTAAGCCGGTGTTTTTAAGAGGGGTAAATATTCACGAGGAGATCCCGCAACGTGGAGCTCGGGCCTGGTCGGAGTCTGACGCCAAAACGCTGATCGATTGGGCAAAGGAACTGGGATGTAATTTTGTCCGATTGGTGCATTATCCACATAACGAATACGCCATTAAATACGCTGAAGAGAAAGGAATAATGGTATGGGAGGAAGTACCAGTGTACCAGGGGATAGATTTTGCCGATGCAACAGTAAAGGATAAAGCAGAGCAAATGTTGAAGGAAGTAATAAAGCGGGATAGGAACCGCTGCAACGTTATTTTGTGGAGCATTGCCAATGAAACCAGTCCATCTAAAGAGCGCGACCAGACACTTATAGAACTGGCGAAAGAAGTAAAAATGCTCGACCCCGGCCGCCTGGTTACGGCAGCTTTTAATAATGTTAACAGGCAAGGCGATAAAATGATATTGAAAGATTCTGTAATGAAATATTTGGATGTAATAGGCGTGAATGAGTACATGGGCTGGTATACCGATTGGCCGGGCGAGCCTGAAAAGATGCAATGGGTATCAGATTTTAACAAACCGATGATCATATCCGAATTTGGAGGCGAATCAGTTTATGGCAACAAGGCTGATACCGTCATTAAAGCCAGTGCATGGAGCGAAGACTATGTGGCCAATATATACCACAACCAAATAAAAATGTTTGGCACCATCCCGTTTTTACAAGGGGTGTGCCCCTGGGTACTGGCCGACTTCCGGTCGCCTTACCGTATGCAGTCTACCTATCAAAAGGGCTGGAACCGCAAGGGCCTGTTATCCGACCAGGGCGAAAAGAAAAAAGCCTGGTATATTATGAAAGCATATTATGACGGGTTGAAGGACGGATCGCATTAA
- a CDS encoding DUF6515 family protein, with product MKSQYKYLSAIALSGLLGLFLALPASAQRGAGGGGSHSSPSSSGGGGGGGGSHSAPSSSGSSFRPSTSSTGNSGSSYRPSVGTSGGYRPSVSNSGGYRPSVNSGGYRPSVSSPTANRYNPSISNPRVAIAPPRVNSQGIRPANRIGVTSANPGSIGYRGYVAPGTGSVVGTRGYVGQGGRSAVGAGGRGIYATGYWGTHHYYHYYHGYYGTYYAPRLGFSIGFLPYGYYSFYYDDYPYYYSNGLFYSYDNNEYTVVEPPIGAEVNELPSNAQSIVINGQQYYEANGVYYEPITKDDGTVSYQVAGKDGELNTNDQVDGADGQQQLPQVGDIVETLPPDCKTIKINGEKFYVSPDGYYYQETLDANKHKVYKIVGTPSDEPDDQQ from the coding sequence ATGAAAAGTCAATATAAATATTTATCAGCCATTGCGCTAAGCGGCTTATTAGGCCTGTTCTTAGCCTTGCCCGCATCCGCCCAGCGAGGCGCCGGCGGCGGTGGCTCACATTCTTCCCCGTCCTCATCGGGCGGTGGAGGTGGTGGCGGTGGTTCGCACTCCGCCCCGTCAAGCAGCGGCAGCAGCTTCCGCCCGTCTACCAGCAGTACTGGTAACAGTGGCAGCTCGTACCGTCCATCGGTTGGCACATCCGGAGGTTACAGGCCTTCCGTTAGTAATTCAGGAGGGTATCGCCCGTCCGTTAACAGCGGAGGTTACCGTCCATCCGTAAGCAGTCCTACGGCAAACAGGTATAATCCGTCTATCAGTAACCCACGTGTGGCCATTGCGCCTCCGCGCGTTAACAGCCAGGGCATCAGGCCGGCCAACCGTATCGGTGTAACTTCGGCTAACCCGGGTTCAATAGGTTACCGCGGTTATGTAGCACCGGGTACAGGTAGCGTTGTAGGCACCCGTGGTTATGTGGGCCAGGGCGGCAGATCGGCAGTAGGTGCCGGCGGCCGAGGTATTTACGCTACCGGTTATTGGGGCACGCACCACTACTACCATTATTATCATGGGTATTATGGAACCTATTATGCGCCACGTCTGGGCTTCAGTATCGGGTTTTTGCCTTACGGATATTATTCGTTTTACTACGACGATTATCCTTACTACTACAGCAACGGCTTGTTTTACAGTTATGATAATAACGAATACACCGTGGTTGAGCCGCCAATTGGCGCCGAAGTGAATGAATTGCCGTCAAACGCGCAATCTATTGTGATCAACGGTCAGCAATACTACGAAGCAAACGGGGTTTACTATGAGCCAATTACCAAGGACGACGGTACAGTTAGTTACCAGGTAGCCGGTAAGGACGGTGAGTTGAATACCAATGACCAGGTTGATGGTGCAGATGGTCAGCAACAGTTGCCCCAGGTAGGTGATATCGTAGAAACCCTGCCACCGGATTGCAAAACAATCAAAATCAACGGCGAGAAATTCTATGTTTCGCCGGACGGTTATTACTACCAGGAAACGCTGGATGCAAACAAGCACAAAGTGTATAAAATTGTTGGTACCCCTTCGGACGAACCCGACGACCAGCAATAA
- a CDS encoding GNAT family N-acetyltransferase, translated as MEHILDNPAWNAMASANRHLTGGNDSARYFDKAVSPFAALRENSPKNFLLLYDLLPRDTILFVTPVEMEFPCQWKVAAYIHGLQMVHDGSAIPGDIAADLVPLTRAHVPLMLELTKLTNPGPFAERTIDFGHYHGIFEGDKLVAMTGQRFHPPGYAEISAVCTHPDHTGKGYAKQLMIQQIHRIRQAGETPFLHVRYDNHRAIKVYGSLGFATRREVHFYVLKKADQSA; from the coding sequence ATGGAACACATTTTGGATAATCCTGCGTGGAATGCAATGGCATCGGCTAACAGGCATTTGACTGGCGGTAATGATTCGGCACGGTATTTTGATAAGGCGGTTTCGCCATTTGCCGCGTTGAGAGAGAATTCTCCGAAAAATTTCCTGCTGCTTTATGATCTGCTACCCCGCGATACCATCCTGTTTGTTACCCCTGTGGAAATGGAATTCCCCTGCCAATGGAAGGTTGCTGCTTATATCCACGGTTTGCAGATGGTACATGACGGCTCGGCAATACCAGGAGATATTGCAGCTGACCTTGTTCCTTTAACCAGGGCTCATGTCCCCTTGATGCTGGAGCTTACCAAACTGACCAATCCGGGGCCCTTCGCCGAACGTACCATCGATTTTGGCCACTATCATGGTATATTTGAAGGAGATAAGCTGGTTGCTATGACAGGCCAACGTTTTCATCCGCCTGGCTATGCAGAAATAAGCGCTGTTTGCACTCACCCGGATCATACAGGTAAAGGCTATGCAAAGCAATTAATGATACAGCAAATACACCGTATCCGCCAGGCAGGCGAAACACCGTTTCTGCATGTGCGTTACGATAACCATCGTGCTATAAAAGTTTATGGGAGCCTGGGGTTTGCTACACGACGGGAAGTGCATTTTTATGTGCTGAAAAAAGCTGATCAATCAGCTTAG
- the xth gene encoding exodeoxyribonuclease III encodes MKIATYNVNSVNARLPVLLRWLDEARPDVVCLQELKAVQENFPEQAINDAGYSAIWHGQKAWNGVAILSRGGNISERRRVLPGDPTDEHSRYIEAEVDGIVIGCLYLPNGNPAPGPKFDYKLSWMDRLITHAAELLSSGMPVVLTGDYNVIPTEQDVYKPENWINDALFRPETREAFQTLLKQGWTDAIRKLHPNDRIYTYYDFFRNAFGRDAGLRIDHFLLNPQLESRLRAAGVDRHVRGWEKTSDHAPVWMELEH; translated from the coding sequence ATGAAAATAGCCACCTATAACGTAAACAGTGTAAATGCCCGGTTGCCGGTTTTGCTGCGCTGGCTGGATGAAGCGAGGCCCGATGTGGTTTGCCTGCAGGAATTGAAAGCTGTGCAGGAAAACTTTCCCGAGCAGGCTATTAACGATGCGGGCTATAGCGCCATTTGGCACGGACAAAAGGCATGGAACGGCGTGGCTATTTTGTCGCGCGGTGGCAATATCTCCGAACGGCGCAGGGTGTTGCCCGGCGACCCCACCGACGAGCACAGCAGGTACATTGAGGCGGAGGTAGACGGAATTGTGATCGGTTGCCTGTACCTGCCTAACGGCAATCCTGCTCCCGGACCAAAATTTGATTATAAGCTAAGCTGGATGGACCGGCTGATAACCCATGCAGCTGAACTGCTGTCGTCGGGCATGCCCGTTGTCCTAACCGGCGATTACAACGTTATCCCAACAGAACAGGATGTTTATAAGCCGGAAAATTGGATAAACGATGCCCTCTTTAGACCCGAGACCCGTGAAGCTTTTCAAACCCTGCTTAAACAAGGATGGACAGACGCTATACGAAAGCTGCACCCCAACGACAGAATTTATACCTATTATGATTTTTTCAGGAATGCATTTGGGAGAGACGCCGGTTTGCGTATCGATCATTTCCTGCTTAACCCTCAACTGGAAAGCCGCTTAAGAGCTGCCGGTGTGGACCGTCATGTACGTGGCTGGGAAAAGACAAGTGACCATGCGCCGGTATGGATGGAGTTGGAACACTAA
- a CDS encoding DinB family protein translates to MNDILFAAEFAKELEAEVPSTLKCLERIPLELSGWKPHEKSMEFGYLALLVAEIPLWITHIIKKSEIDFATFQHYKPTSTRDMVNHFKQNVAEAKETLLSVKDGELGELFYLKANGQVLFSSSKKENVESTINHMVHHRGQLTVYMRLNDIAVPSIYGPSADDKSFTTDSRGAKQP, encoded by the coding sequence ATGAACGACATCTTGTTTGCAGCCGAATTTGCCAAAGAGCTTGAAGCAGAAGTTCCTTCAACCCTGAAATGTCTCGAACGCATCCCGCTTGAATTATCAGGCTGGAAACCGCACGAAAAATCAATGGAATTTGGCTACCTGGCTTTACTGGTGGCCGAGATACCGCTTTGGATTACACACATCATCAAAAAGTCGGAGATCGATTTCGCCACCTTTCAACACTATAAACCCACAAGTACACGGGATATGGTGAATCATTTTAAGCAAAATGTTGCAGAGGCAAAGGAAACCTTATTGTCTGTTAAGGACGGGGAACTTGGAGAATTGTTTTACCTAAAGGCAAATGGGCAGGTGCTTTTTAGCTCGTCGAAAAAGGAGAACGTGGAGTCGACCATCAATCATATGGTTCATCATCGAGGTCAGCTTACCGTTTATATGAGGCTGAATGATATTGCTGTTCCATCCATTTATGGGCCTTCCGCTGATGACAAAAGCTTTACGACGGATAGCCGCGGCGCCAAACAGCCCTGA